The sequence TAAAGACAATACCTGGGCAGCCATTGGAGTGGAGGGGCAATGGATCGTATGGAATTTTGGAGGGGGAAAATGGTGTGTTTGATCTTAAAAAATTTGAACATAAACACTTTTTTTACTTAAATAGTTATACAGTAatctaataaaatttttttatattaaaacagAGAGATTGGAACATTTAAAAAGAAAggttatttttgtaaaatagaaaaaaagtTATATAATgagtataataatattttttttaaaatcataagATTTCACCAGATCAATCACACTGTATAGAATATTTAATTTCTAAACAATATCAGCTTAAAGTTTACTATGCAAAACTATAGAATAACTCAATCAAGAAACAGTTAttgaaaaattaaacaaaaagttAATTGTAAAACTACCTTTTCAAGCGGTTCTTCAGAAGGATAACCTGAAGATGTACATAGTCTATGGCATCGCTTGTTGTCTTAAAAAATGCACGCCTGAATGATGTATTGACCATAATTCGATAAACCCAAGGACCAGGCTGATATAGAATCCTTCGGTGATGAATTCATCCTCTTCGTGCTCCACATTGCTCTGCCCACTGTTGAAGTCCGAATCTCCATGTGTTTCATCCTCCCCTGGGCAGGATTTGTTGTGTATAGGACGCCCGCAAAGTAAGGGATTCCCCAAATAGCTTGATTCATCAAACTTCAGCATATGAGGTGGAATCTTTCCCGACAATTTGTTGTAAGACAAGTTCAAGAATCCAAGAGAATCCAGTTCCGAAAGACCAATAGGGATACTGCCCGAAATGTGGTTCCATGAAAGATCGAGGGCCAGTACGGACTTTAAGAGAGCTATGTCATGGGGAATGTGCGAGGCCAAGTTGTTTCTCGACAATTTTAGTGCATGTAAACCAACGAGTTTTGTTAGTTCATCGGGTATTTCACCGGATAATGTATTGCTTGAAAGATCCACGAGGTTGAGTAACAGGCCGCGAGATTTGTTGTATTTGACCTCATTTCCTTTCCACGTTATGTACACGCTATTCAAGTCCTTAATAATAGAAGCCAAGCTACCATAGTTGTCCCCCTTCACTGAAGCAGCCAGCAATCCAAAAACTCGACTCCTAAATGGTTGAAATCCTTCATATTCGAGCGTCATCGCGGTGAGATTCCATATGCATTTTGGAATAGCTCCGGAAACCTTGTTTGAAGAGAGGTCTAAGATTTGAAGTTCCGGTAAGCCACATAAGCTTAAAGGTATCCTGCCAGTGAACTCATTGGAGCGTAGACTTAGAACAACAATCTTTGTAACACTACGTCCTGCCCAAGTTGGGATATTGCCTGTCAGACTATTTTGGCCGAGATCAATAATCTGCAAGCTTGTACAATTTCTCAAAGCTTTAGTGATTTTTCCTGATAAACTGTTATTCCTCAACACCAACCATTGTAGACCTTGTAAAGTGCCAAATGAATAAGGAATCGTCCCAAAGAGATAATTGTTTGCCAAATTGAGATATTCCAACTTTTCAAAGCTTGCAAAACAGTTAGGAACCTTGCCTGATAACATGTTATCCGACAGGTCATCAATGAAACTCCAATTACTAACATGGCACAAGAATGTTAACGAACCTGAGATTTTGTTTCCCGACATGTCAAGTATCACTCCAGCATCAGCATCGAAAGACTTGATTGGAATTGAAACTCCAGATTTATGTGTGGAGATGGATATGTTTGGGAAAACACTGTACATTTGGTTGTTCGATGCATTAAGATACAACAAATTTGGAGATAACTCACCAAGCCAATCAGGGACGGTGTCTCTGTCCCAATATACAAGTTCATTCTGTGTTCTTATCCATGTCGGAAATCGTGGTCCAATATTACATCGTGTTAGCCAGACACGCAGTAGTTGGAAAGGAGGTACCCACGATTGGTCAAACTTTATATCAAGAAACAAGTTAAAAGACAAGTCCAGCACACGTAAACTAGCGAGATTGCACATATGATCCTGTGTTATTCCGCCTTCCAAGCGATTGGACGGCATGGACAAAACCTCTAGCTCGGATAATCTTCCAATGCTTTTCGTCAAAGTTCCAGTGAACATGTTGTTTTCAAGATATAATTCTTTCAATGACGAGCAAATGAGAGGTCAGGGACAGGTCccattattttattgtttgaaAGATCAAGAACACGAAGAAGTGGACATTGTAGGGAATCTTTCAAGACAAACCCGCTCAGATCATTGTCTTGAAGATTCAACTTTGTTAAAAAGGGAAAGCTCGACATGTCAGGCAAAGATCCATTTAGGCTATTATCACTCAAGTCAAGATATCGCAATTTGGTTTGGAAAGGCCCGAACAAGCTCATCATGAGCTGAGAAAGCTGCCCAGCGAGGCGATTCTGTCACAAACTGAAATATCTTAAATTGCTCCCGTTGCCATGTGTGTTTGGTATCATATTCTCCAAATCATGCGGGTTGGGATTGTCCGAGTTCATGTTGGAAGATAAATCAATCCATCTAAGGCTTCTGCTGTAATTTGACAGCCAGTAAATCATTGATGCGATATAAGAGAGTTTGTTCGATGACAAGTTTAGGACTGCAAGAGGAGCGGAAGCATTGTTTGGAACCAAAGAATATTGGATTGTATAAAGGGAGCAATTGATCAAGTACAATGTTTTTATGGAACTCAAATGGCTAATTGGTTGCAACCAATTGGTTACATCATTGAGGTCTACAAAATTGAGGTCGAGATATTCCAGTGAACGAAGATGAGAGACTCAATCAAGATTTTTACTGAAGAAGCCAATAGATCCACTAAGATCGAGATTGTTAATTTGAAAAGGTTTCCAACACACTGAGGGATCGGTCCCTTCAAACTAGCATGTGAAAGATCGAGATAGTGCAACTCTGTGAGTGAACATATGAACTTCGAGAAACCGGATTCAAAATAATTACTACTCAAGTCGAGATAAGTTAAGTGCGTCAACTCGAGCAAAGTTGAGCTAATCTTACCGAATAGCCGGTGATCAACTGAACTGGCAGCTGGAACTCGTAGATTCAATCGTACCACATGATTGGTTCATTTATCGCAATGAACCTCTCTCCACTTGCAGCACTCCATTTTATCTTCTCCGCTCCCCCATGAAGATAATCTTCCGTGAGAATCAATAAGCTCACCTTTGAATTGATTAAGAGCttgtctctctctctctctctcgggGCAGATAATTATGTTCCTTCCATTCATATGTCCATAAACACTCTCCAAGCTCACACAAACAAGAATGGTTAACAAAAGAAGAAGATCAAAGATTTTTTGTTGAGGGATTTTCATGGTGGCCAGTGATgtaagaatcaatgcatgtaaGCTAGCCAACTGCAAATTAATAAACAAatcttttttttattctttttacaAACGAGGATTACGATGAATGAGGGGGATATGAATGGAGATGGAAATGACACTGGGAAACCTTTCACAAAATACAAATGGAACAATAAAAAATGACACCAAGAAACAAACTGAAGTATAAGCAATGGATCCAAATAATAATTAACATCCTTAAACAGAGAACTCAATTGCGAAGGAGCCAAATAAAAATGATACAAAAACGTGTATCATAAATGCTACCCGCACGGTTATTGCCTCTTTtaatagaaataaaataataatagataaaaatacaaataatctAATGACATAtaagtaaaagaaacataattTTTAAGCAATTGCTGCTTTTACATACATTAGTTCTCATTctgacattttattttattgaccTATTCCTTCTTCAATAATAAccataatatattaatatatataaatatttttaagtgaACTATACGATATTTATAGTGAGTAAAGTTATCCAcatctttaaataatatatagggGATGTACTGTGAGATAATCGCACCAATCGTGAGAAGAGTTGactcaataatttttatgtaaaaaaatattaaaaattatacgTTATCATGAGTCAGGTCGATAATTAGGAGATCTTTATTAGAAAATTGGTCATCGTCTCATAAAATTTTGTGatcttaataaataataatagtatCTTATTATTAAGTACTGTTCATTTGACATGATcattttttgtaaaaatatttacccaaaaatatattaactatttatataaatttaattttaatcagttttaaaatattaatgtcTTTTATATGATAATGTGATTacttgaaaatttttattttataatttagaATAAATATCTTATTGTGGaataaaaagttaaaatatgatAATATTGACGTATATCTTGATCGGAAAACATAAAATAAGAaactattaaaattttaaaaagtaacaaataggtaaaaaaaaaatgacaaaatcaaaattaaaaaaaaacaaaggtaAAGATAGTTTAATGAATTATGTAATTTTTCTCTCTAAATTTTTAggtatttttataaaaaaatgtttttaaatgaCTTATTTTTAGGAATTATGATAATCATTAATAAATTTACTCATAATAGAATAATGAATGAAATGGTATCATTTGTCAATATATACTTATAAAAATTAAAGAGGGGTGTATTTAACAAAAAATTGAAGTGTAAATAACTAAATATCACTCCCCTTGTTTATGATATAATCCCGAGTTCTCTTtccagaaaaaaaatttaaaaaaattatttgggttCATGATGATTAATTTGATATGTTATGACTTTTAGTACATGTAATAATTTTCCAATCCATATTTGCATGCGATCCATTTCGATCTATTTTCCAATCTTTCCACCATAATTCAGGCATTCACATCTTCTTGTCTCTCAATTATGCGTATTTttcgtcaaaaaaaaaaaatgcgtATTCAACTTCCAATTGTGTGCATGAGACACAATGAATTGTGATATCCTAACCCATGTAATTTAGGAATATTTGAAAGAAGAGGAGAACACACATATTTTATTATGAGTTATTTATTATATCTCgttgccaattttttttttaatatataatattaaggTAATTAATAGGAGTTATAGTTTTAATTTTACGACAATTCTCGATTCTTTTACGACAAATCAATTATGAATGCTTGGAAGATTTGTGCCCATTTTTCAACGCAATTTCTAATTAAACgaacaaaattaataatttttactcGCACAAAATGCAATGAAATGATCAAATTCATCCTaaactagttttttttttaaaggtatCCTAAACTAGTTAATGGTCCTTGTATGTTTTCGGCAAAAAGATCCATTTTAGTCATGGCGAGACCGGAGAGTCATGCATATATAATTAGCTAGAGTGCGACATTATAGTCTTTTAATTATGTATGTATGAGCGATAATTTTTTCAGTCAAACATGCATGTAATTAAATGACCAATAtcattgtaaaaaaaattaatatttcgtgCTTCAAAAATCTCTCGTGACGTGTATGTGAGTTTAAAGTTTAGTATTTTTTCGCCAACGGTTCTCACCATACAGAGACTATGCGCTATGgtcttattttgatttaatttttttcagttTGAAATTAACTTTCAAATACATAAAAGCAACATACAGGGACTTGTAAGTTGTAACAACCGATATATAACCACATATTCAAAAGATCTCTTGTACGTGTATGGACACTTGTCACTACAAATCACACACCAAGATTGCCCAAAACGAACTTGGTTCAGTTTACAATGCTTATAATTGAGTtgttttgttttggttcgtttctCTTAATTAACTGTTCATGTACTTTGGAAGATTAATGATGTATATTATTGCTCTTTTTTGTTGTGATTTTGGTGGATATGTGCTTATTATTATCTCtaaatttctcatttttttaataGTTTGGTGGGAACCAAACGGGTTGTAGAATTaagggaaaattgcatatatcacccctgtgaaattCCGTGTTCGCGGATAATcccttgtgaaatttttttgagctaAAAACCCCCTGTGTTTTCGGATCTGTAGCACGCGCACCCCTCCTGCTGTGTTTTGTGGCTCACGGGCCAATAGATGCGAAAATGCAaggatttttttataaatttggtcCAAAATACCCTTAAATCATACCCATTCAGTTCGGACATTGAACTCGTCACCTTCATCTTCTCCGATCACGACTCCGGTCAGCCGTATTTTCGGCATTCCTTGCTTGCTTTAGACTCCTCTCCACCTCCCCTACAAGCCTCGACATTTTTCTCTTCATTTTTTCCCCTCAATATGTCGAGCTACAGCTCCAATCTTACGTTGGTACTCACAACGAAGCCGACtagtttttcttaattttcgACCAACTCCGACCACCAATCTTCCAAAGAAACCCCGATCTGTGACCCTCTTTTCCATATGAACAAAACCCACACATCAATTTTCCCGATTCGTATTTCCTTTGGGAAGATAAGATATGAGCAATTTCGTCATTTTTATGGTAAAATTGTGAATGGTATGCGTGTGCTACAGATCTGGAAACACAGAGGGTTTTTAGCTCAAAAATATTACACAAGGGATTATAAGCGAATCCGGGATATCATAAAggtgatatatataatttcccCTAAAATTAATTCAGATGTAAAATTTTTGCACAGAGCCACATTTTTTGTATGAGTTTATTTGCGATTTTACACTAATGTCCCTTGATTTATTTGCTTGTGATGTTTATCTTGGTTTTCGTGCATGATTAATATATCTCATTAAATGCTCATTGACTATTCGTGATATCAATCTCAACTTTACAAGGGAATTTAAACTCTCTTTGGGTAATATTGATTAATGTGGGCGTTTGGGCAACAACGAGGATGAGGACAAACCAAGGGCATCACTGGGCATGAACCATTCTTCACGAGTCCACTGCCATTTATTTTTCACATGAATCTATATAGACAGATACACGAGCGGGTTTCCTATGCTCTTTGTTTAATGATAATTTGTTTTCAATTTCGGTTTGTTGTTtcactttaattaattatatatgtttGATACTTATCAATAATGTGATCTCATTGGATGAGTTAACGAAACTCTTCTCACCTACCGATAAATTAAGAAAGACATAAAACTAGGGGTGGGCACGGGTCGGGTAGTTCGGGTTTCGGGTAGTtcgggtcgggtacccgattAGTCGGGTAGTATTTTATACTACCCGAAACTGAACCGATAACATCGGGTACCCGACTCTTCGGGTAACCGATTAagtcgggttcgggtcgggttcgggttcgggtaacctagttttttaaaaaaaacaaaaaaattaatttttaaaaaataaaaataatcaaaataaatacaaaCTTTCTCTCATGAAAGAATAAGGACACAGTCGCTTTCCTCATTcaccaaatcatgcatattttgTACTAAAATAATGGGCCTCATAATAAAAGTCCAAACCAATAGcccaattaatttttatatttttaaataaagtaaTAAAAATCGGATAGTCGGGTACCCGATCGGGTAATTCGGGTAGCAGTTTGCTACCCGAAACCGAACCGACTTAATAATAGTCGGGTTCGGTTactacccgaacccgattaAAAAACCGAACAACCCGATTTTCGTATCCgatcgggttcgggtcgggtcgggacccGAACTACCCGATCCGATTGCCCACCCCTACATAAAACCACGAACAAGAGTGTTAGGGGCCGGGAGGCCGGAAGGTGTTTCAGCGTATCCCTCCTAACACTCAAGTTAGAAGCGAGGACATCAAAATATAGTGAGTGAAATGTGTGTATCGAGAGCAAAAACTGAACCCAAATTATAAAAGTAAACTTGATATTTATAGGTGAGAGCTTCGAATTTTGTGTTTACCTTCCTTATCAAGAATTCGAGAATCACGAGATTGCAATCCTGAATATTTAGGCTGAGATCTAGTCCGAATCTTATCTAATAAAAGAAACAATGATACGATTTATCCGAACTAAACTGCCACCACTAAGACACTATACTGCTGACCTCTAAGGTGTGAATCGATTAGATTTGATTTAATGTCTTGATTCTAATTGGTACTTGTACTATTAGTGGAATGAATTGCATAAGATTTAAACCGCAACTCCACGTAATATAAGACCGAATCTTGAATCTTGTTAACGAGTAGATCAACTGATTATCTTGCAGATTTTACTTTCCGCCGAGTTTATTATTGTACATTATATGTTTCATGTACGTATATTGCAGAATGGTGAACCAAATATATCTCATGTTATGAGGTATGATAATGACagttaaacatttttttttagttatattCAATATCTAATTATGATATTAAATCGAAAAGATATGTAACTTTAAAACAAGACAATTTCACTAATTACAAATACAGTTGGAGTGTGCGTGAGACTTCATATGCTACACAGACATTTGAGGCTAAAATGTGTAGATAATGACCTAGCTCATTATTTAAGAAGATAACAAATTAGTCCATATAATGTCAGTGTTAAGTGTTTTAAACCTTTGTATGTAACTTGTGTGATATGTTATGATTTTGGGGATGAAATCTTTTTTTAGTGAGGGAAAAATGTAAGGACCTGATGCTAATTTTCTAATTAAGTGATTTCGTAATCATTATTTTAAAGTGCgaaattaaaatatagatatatatatatttaagtaATAAAGCCAAATAATTTATTCGTGTGTTCATATTATGTATTAATGAATGTCGGTTTATAAACaatattaaaatacatatttgatTTTACTCGCACATGGGAGTTGAAAAGATATCAAATCAGATCAACTTTAACTTGAACGAGTAAAAGAAGACACCGaaacagaaaataaaataaaataaaataattcttaCATTAAATTAATTTGTCTATAATTTATTCATATACGTGTAGTGTATATATTTGGGAAAATTAATTGATATTGCAATTCAGTATGTGTTCACGCCTAGTGAGTTATTTACATCTCAGGCACTATATGATTAACATGACATAAAACTCCATGATCACCCATTAACTCTAGCTAGACACGTATATATGGACCATTCTTTGCCATGTGTGTCTTTGTTATAATTATCCTTATTTCTATTAAGTTTTCGAAGACGAGATAAGGAGAATAATTATTCTTGTAATTAATAGCCGATTTAATCCTTGAATTATTGTAGAATTGTGTTGCTCTGGTTAACACCTTATTTCGAAGGCAACCTTCTTCGTTTTTCCTATAGCTGATAAATTGATGCTTAAACCTTTAATACTgttaatttgattgaagatatacACACTAGGAAACATGAGTGGCTAGGACACGTTTCCCTTGTCTGGTTTGTCATTATTAAATCTTTTCCTTATCAATTCTGAATAAGGAAGTTTGGTTCTAGAACTTGGCTTCCGCTAGATTAGAATAAAGAACCGAACTGGTTATTAATTTCCAGTACCTGTCTGTGGTAATGAATTTTCGTATTTTAATCCAATGGTAATCAAAACATTTTTCCTGGTCAACTGGCTTCTTGTACGTAAATACGCTTTATAGTAAAAAATAATGGAGAGCATGACTCTATTTTGTGCTATTCGAGGAAATAAATGGTTAAAAGATATATGTCGCATGTTTATGTTATTTGATATGTATTCCGAATTCTGAACAACACAGCAACAACAGCGCCAATAAACAAGAGTTAGTCGAggcgaaaaaatttttttatccgcaagacgaaattgcccgttaatAGTGCTCAACGTTTGCgacaatcgtctctaagatacaacgacttctAGACGAGATATATCAACACTGAAAATATCTCGAACTTCAGCGAACTAAAATAAGCAAAACTTTCTTTGAGAGAGACGTGCTTTATGtgtttatgtgaattatatgattgcattcactcatttatAATGATTGTTAATTGTGCAGAATTGAGAATAATCTCTATTttctttttataaaataaaataaatttcaaatacatttttattgaaaaatattaaGGGATATTCGTCAAATAAACACGTTAACAGTTTTTCATAGCACGTTGAATCTTGACTcttttgattgctattgatattgatctattaagatgtattgagtcatcatggagcgagtgacattgtttagcgcactcctgagatagcatgaggTACGGGCAGGTAGCTCCTGTCttcgatgctacgtacgacactcctgatgatagcatgaggctggacgggtcgctcctgtcaccctccgatgctacgtgtgtGGATTaacagtgatgattcgaggtctacTGCATTCCTAACACGGGTGGTCACTGagattattgtgatacgattatttggacaCCATTTGGTATCCATTATTCCATTGATATATGTCATTCATTGCAttgcattgcatttcattgcattgcattttacttgattttatttcatgTCAGAATATTTTTCGTAATTTTACTAGTTCGTCGTACTAGGGTCCGACCcctttttttgttttatgttgtggttgtttgtgattccattgCAGGTTATTCAGGGGGATTTGACGcgtctggtggagcgtcatctagttgTACTCAGTGAGTCGAGTGTGGAGTCAAGTttccagatatatgtatatatcagtttagcgagaTTTATATATGCCGGGGAGATGCCCCGTGTATTTGTATTGGTAGTTTTtactttgttttgaattgatgttGGTGTGATCGATCCTTGCCgtctctgcatgtgtttagtcctggccagtgcggctataggttgTAAATTGATTgtgtgactctattttcgagtataattgtgttgtacaggttttgGGATGTCCTACGTACGAATAGGTAatgccgaaatttctgtaggcctaaaacaaaaatttttaacccgttttcgctgtttacattaattaatcctggttgtttgatcattaaatctTAATCAGGACACGGGCCTTTCAGATTATCTTCGGTTGGTTCTTTTATTTTGAAGCTTGATCTGTTTGTTCTTTGGaaatttttgtgattttttctCATAAATCCtccaaaatttttaacaaatagtgacatcacatcaCTACTGATTTGTTCTGCAGTTTTGGTTGCTGGGATTTCATCTGCTGCAGTGAAAGCCTTGGTAACTTGTGATGTTGATGTCTCTTCCTCAGTTCGAACTCCCAGCTCGAACtcataggctttgagatctaCAAATTGATCATGTAATTCGATCTTATTGAGATCTTTGGATTCTCTCATTGCTACTATCTTCACATCCCATTCACGGGGTAGATCTCTCATGACTTTTAGTGCTATTTCACGGTTGTTGTAGCTCTTTCCAAGTGCATTCAACTCGATCGTAATGTTGCTGAATCTTTCGTTAAACTCATTCATTATTTCTCCTGGTTTCATTTTTATGTTGTCAAACTTTTGGATGGCCACCAtgagtttgttttcttttgtcTGATTATTTCCTTCACACAGTTGTGTGAGCTTCTCCCATATTTCTTTGGTCGTAGTGCAGCTTTTGATCTTGATAAATATGTTCTTGTCCAGAGTCTTGTATAAGATATCTCTGGCAATATTATCCAGATTGACTTTCTTATTATCTTCAGAATTCCATTCAACTCGAGGCTTTTCTACCATTTGTGGAGCACCAGCAGATATGACAGTGACAGTATTGGTTTTCATAATCTTCATATATCCATCTGTAACCACGAACCACATATAATCATACTGTGCTGATAAGTAtgcctgcatacgaattttccaATCGTCATAATCTTTTTTTGAGAACATAAGAATTTTACTAAAGGATGCCATAGCTAAAAGACGGTTCAGGTGATAAGAAAGAaccactctgataccacttgttaggatcgaaatacaTGTAAAGGAGGGTGAATAcgctattttaaaattttaatgatgcttcgatctgatttgttaAACCAGACAgaagttttaattgcttaaaactTTGTTCTGCT comes from Henckelia pumila isolate YLH828 chromosome 4, ASM3356847v2, whole genome shotgun sequence and encodes:
- the LOC140866127 gene encoding receptor-like protein EIX2 isoform X1: MFTGTLTKSIGRLSELEVLSMPSNRLEGGITQDHMCNLASLRVLDLSFNLFLDIKFDQSWVPPFQLLRVWLTRCNIGPRFPTWIRTQNELVYWDRDTVPDWLGELSPNLLYLNASNNQMYSVFPNISISTHKSGVSIPIKSFDADAGVILDMSGNKISGSLTFLCHVSNWSFIDDLSDNMLSGKVPNCFASFEKLEYLNLANNYLFGTIPYSFGTLQGLQWLVLRNNSLSGKITKALRNCTSLQIIDLGQNSLTGNIPTWAGRSVTKIVVLSLRSNEFTGRIPLSLCGLPELQILDLSSNKVSGAIPKCIWNLTAMTLEYEGFQPFRSRVFGLLAASVKGDNYGSLASIIKDLNSVYITWKGNEVKYNKSRGLLLNLVDLSSNTLSGEIPDELTKLVGLHALKLSRNNLASHIPHDIALLKSVLALDLSWNHISGSIPIGLSELDSLGFLNLSYNKLSGKIPPHMLKFDESSYLGNPLLCGRPIHNKSCPGEDETHGDSDFNSGQSNVEHEEDEFITEGFYISLVLGFIELWSIHHSGVHFLRQQAMP